A stretch of DNA from Glycine max cultivar Williams 82 chromosome 18, Glycine_max_v4.0, whole genome shotgun sequence:
TGATAGCAAAGCCTTGTTCCATGATCAATGGGAGCAATAGGAAACCATGTTGTGGTCGTACAAGATTTGGTGTTATAATTAGGTCGGAAGTAAACGTGGCTCCCAAGCAAAGAGGAATTCCCCAATTGTCAAAACAAGGAGTTCCTCTTGCTGTACAAGAGGTTGTTCACAGGCAGTCTCAGATCATAAATCATTGTAGCAAGCCTAGGCCACTGTTCGAGCCCACTTTTCTTTATGATGCCTATGAAATGTGCAGAAATATTTGCGCCGAATATGCCAAGACCTTTTATCTAGGTAGGTACAAATCAAATCCActcttttcttaatttgtgttATCTGACTGACAGAACTTTTCTTCCCATTCTAAACAGGAACCTTGCTTATGACGGAAGAAAGACAGAAAGCTATATGGGCAATTTATGGTAAATGACACTATAATTGCAAAAAAGATGCATGATGGTAGCTTTGTATTTATAGTGAAACCTTTATTGAAACGCTAGCTTCTCTTCAGTTTGGTGCAGGAGGACGGATGAACTTGTTGATGGTCCTAACGCTGGGTATATGAGCTCTTCTGTTCTTGATAGGTGGGAAGATAGATTGCACGACATTTTCAATGGACAACCCTATGATATGCTTGATGCCGCTCTTACTGATACAGTCTCCAAGTTTCCCTTGGATATTAAGgtcattaattaattaccagaattatttatttatctggATCGCTTAATTAATGAAGTACTTACTCTTGTATTTCATTAATCACAGCCTTTCAAGGACATGATACAAGGCATGAGAATGGATACAAGGAAAGCCCGATACAACAATTTCCAAGAGTTATATCTTTACTGCTACTATGTGGCGGGAACTGTGGGCTTAATGACTGTTCCAATAATGGGCATTGCCCAGGAGTCTGTCATCCCAGTTCAAAGTGTATATGATGCTGCACTATATCTGGGTGTAggaaatcaactcacaaacatTCTTAGAGATGTGGGGGAGGAGTAAGTTCTTTTTCTtcactatatatattaattctgcttactatatacatatatatgaccagactcttttaattatttaattaattagtgcaTTAAGAGGTAGAGTGTACCTTCCCCAAGACGAACTAGCCCAGTTTGGATTATGTGACAAGGATGTTTTTTCAAGAAACGTCAGTGAAAGATGGAGAAAGTTTATGAAATATCAGATCACAAGGGCAAGATTCTACTTCAACCGGGCAGAAGAAGGAGTTTCTCAGCTCCAAAAGGCCAGCCGTTGGCCGGTAAGgacatatttattatatttttaaaaatttactgaAAACATGCAGaactatataaataaataatagaaatttaaGTCCCAGAAAATAGCAAAGATCGTATCGATCAGGATATATATGGATCATGTCATGCTATGCTGGTGACTTGCAGAGGTTAACACTTTCCTTCTTTGTATGTCTGCAGGTTTGGTCATCATTAATATTGTATCGTAAGATCTTGGATGCAATTGAAGACAACGATTACGACAATTTGACTAAACGAGCTTACGTGGGACGAGCTAAGAAATTTTTAACGTTGCCTCTAGCTTACACTAGATCTCTCTCAAATCACAAAACGAAATTTCGTTCTTTAACAAGGCCTATCTAGCAAACTAGATAGTACCCGAAACTACGTACGGATCCAATGAAATGCATACTTGGATTCCTTGTAAAGATGATATATTCTCCGAAGATAATATGAATACTTGAGCTTGGTTTCGGTTTTCGCAGAAGGGAGAAAGACCCGGATGAAACCCCCAGGAATCTTACCACCTGCCATTTCCTTGGGGTTAAAATTGTGCAAATGTaccccaaaagataaaaattccgAATGCAtaaattcatttctttctctttaaacCCACTCTCCCTACACCTTAATTAAGAAAGGGTCCTTTTGAACCAACGTGTGAATATTGTGTATGcgtatattatatatacaagtACAGATGCGGAGATCGAgagatattataaaattttcgtTATTATATACTTGTAGttgtttaaatttaacaaatatacAAACAATGAAAttagtatataattataattcaaaagtttttttaaaactattataattGAACAGttgacttaataaaaaaaaaacatgtaagaattcttaattattgtaaaaaagaaaatattcaattatGACCATTATATTAAGATTATCTATTCATATTACATAGTactatttaatcataaattccatgaaatctttcaaaaatatagcgtgatctttaattataaaggaattaaattacatgatatttgtaattaaggatatattagaaaaaattaactgaaaacttataacttataagctatttaaaagtttataaattataagttaaaagttaaaaaattcataaactcCTCAAAAGTAGCTAATTCATATTGGTTAAAACTAATTCATATTTTGATGAGTTTATAAGATTTTGATTAtagtttataagttattttaatcaaaagtttattttagtatataaatttattttaatatatagctTATTTAAATCAAAGTAGATTATAAACTActcaaaataacttataaactCTCAAAAGTTTTACCAATATATGAATTAGTTTTAACCGCAGTAGCTTCTGATTGGAAAGAAAGTAATGAAATCAACGCTCAAAACCTGTATGAATATGTGTCCTTTGCACTAAAATAATTAGGTGCACTAAAATATGGTATTCACTGCTGTCAAAAAAACATATGCTATTCACTTTTTGATCCTGACACAAGGCACAATAAATAAggaatattatttgtttttaatcttttcaaaTGCATCTAGACTAAAGGATTTGTTGAAGTATGAAGTAATTTGCAGCAAGCTTTACCACAATTTGACGACTTGAGCTAATTTAGAACATCTGAAGCAAAGGGCAATGACATACCAATAGGCTGCTTCTTCTGCTACACAACCTGAAAGTGAAAGATGTTGCCTCAATTTCAAGAGTGACATTCCAAGTGTAACCACGGAATGGCCATTAGCATTTGTCAAGgtgtatattatatttcattcacaatattttctttcgtagcaaaatggatttaattaaaaaagttaacattataattttaataacctcatgaatttgattataattaaatcattaatttttaattaatgattataattgtatattttcttttaaaatatactttctAAACAAAAAGCTAATTTCAGATAAGATATTCttcaagataattaaaaaatgactacAGGCTTTTGTTTCTAAATAGGGTTCTTCTAGTAGGTTAAAGACATCCTACTTTAGAGTATAAAAGTGTATTTTGCTCTAATTATTAGGTGAGACGTGGGTTATATagaattttctaaataaatatggtaagatatttaattatatcttaTCTCCATAAATCACGAAATTAAGATATAATTCAAGTAAGATATAATTAAGATAGAATAAAAGATGCATGATTAGATGTCAAAGGTTATAGAATCAGACGttcataatatatatgattaagaGGATTGACCCATTACTTAGTGAGTAGAGTAAGTCCTTCGGGTTCGACCCAATAGAGACTAGAGGGCACAGTCCCTCAAGCTTGAGTACACGAAGAATCTGAAGTATAAAGTCTATAATCTATTGAACTCGACCAATGACTTGATTCATTGGGATGGTCCAATGAACTCGCGGGTACATATTTATTTAGGTATtgctttattaatatttataaaacaaaataaaatgaattaaacaagttttcttagaagatgaattaaagagataaaataaatgtaatttatattataaattaaaatactttaaaactcTTGAGGTTGAGAGTGGGATTTTGGGCCAAAACCGGGGGCCTTCCGCAACGAATGAAGCCCATGTTGCTGAGGAATGAGCAGTAGTAACAAGTATGAAGAGATAGATAATCCATAAGCATAACTGAAGATGTGCACGGTGGTTTCAAGTTCAATCCTTGTGGGATGGCTTTCTTCTTATCCCAAAACGAAAAGGAGCGTTGGCAATGGCATAAGCCATTTAAGCCCCGCTATATCCGTAGCAGCCACAGCTATGGCTAAAGATGTGTGGACCCGAACATCCTCTTCCAACACCAGTAGGCAACGTAGTAGAAGGCAGCAGTACTGGGACCGCAGCGTTGACATGGAAGAGCTATTAGCGGCAATTGGACAGACCCAGAACGAGGATGAACTGTATGCGGTTATGTCTCCCTACAACGGGAGGCAGTTATCCATGCGCTTCATGGTTTCCCTGCTGTCCCGCGAGCCCGATTGGCAACGTGCTCTTGCCCTTCTCGATTGGATCAACGACAAGGCCCTCTATTCTCCCTCCCTCTTCGCCTACAACGTCCTTCTCCGCAACGTCCTTCGGGCCAAGCAGTGGCACCTCGCACACGGCCTGTTCGATGAAATGCGCCAAAAGGGCCTCTCCCCAGATAGGTACACTTACTCCACCCTCATCACTTCTTTCGGCAAACACGGcttgtttgattcttccctCTTTTGGCTCCAGCAGATGGAGCAAGACAATGTCTCCGGCGACCTTGTCCTCTACAGTAACTTGATTGACCTTGCCCGCAAGTTGTCCGATTATTCCAAGGCCATTTCCATCTTCTCCAGATTGAAAGCCTCCACTATTTCCCCCGACCTCATTGCTTATAACTCCATGATCAATGTCTTTGGAAAAGCCAAGCTCTTCCGCGAGGCTCGCCTTCTTCTTCAAGAGATGAGAGACAATGCCGTTCAACCCGACACCGTCAGCTATTCCACCCTTCTTGCCATCTACGTTGACAACCAAAAGTTTGTTGAAGCACTTTCTTTATTCTTCGAAATGAATGAAGCCAAATGCCCTCTTGATCTCACCACTTGTAACATCATGATTGATGTTTATGGCCAGCTTCACATGCCCAAGGAAGCCGACCGCCTCTTCTGGAGTATGAGGAAAATGGGGATTCAACCCAACGTCGTTAGCTATAATACGCTCTTGAGGGTTTATGGAGAGGCTGACCTATTTGGGGAAGCCATCCATCTGTTCCGTTTGATGCAAAGTAAGGATGTACAACAGAATGTCGTCACCTACAACactatgattaatatttatggCAAGACTCTTGAGCACGAGAAGGCTACCAATCTCATTCAAGAAATGAAGAAAAGGGGTATTGAACCCAATGCCATCACCTATTCCACCATAATTTCTATATGGGAGAAGGCAGGGAAACTGGACCGCGCTGCCATCTTGTTTCAGAAATTAAGGAGTTCAGGAGTTCGAATTGATGAGGTTCTTTACCAGACAATGATTGTAGCCTACGAGAGGGCAGGTTTAGTTGCTCATGCAAAGCGTCTACTTCATGAGCTCAAGCGACCAGATAACATTCCCAGGGACACTGCGATCGGAATTCTTGCCAGAGCTGGTAGAATTGAAGAGGCTACCTGGGTTTTCCGGCAGGCTTTTGATGCTCGAGAGGTCAAAGATATATCTGTGTTTGGTTGCATGATTAATCTTTTCTctaagaacaaaaagtatggCAATGTAGTTGAAGTGTTTGAGAAGATGAGAGTGGTGGGATATTTTCCTGATTCTGATGTTATTGCTCTTGTGTTGAATGCTTTTGGAAAGTTGCGTGAATTTGATAAAGCAGATGCTTTATATAGACAGATGCATGAAGAAGGGTGTGTTTTTCCAGATGAAGTTCATTTCCAGATGCTGAGTCTATATGGTGCAAGAAAAGATTTCGTGATGGTAGAGTCATTGTTTGAGAAGCTGGATTCCAATCCTAATATCAACAAGAAAGAGTTGCATCTTGTTGTTGCTAGCATTTATGAGAGAGCAGATAGACTTAATGATGCTTCCCGAATAATGAATAGGATGAATCAAAAAGCAAACAGAAGTCATTATCATGCTTAGCAGTGTGCATCTGCCTTTTTCCCTGTGTAACTTGTTGATGAACATTCTTTAGCCCTGTAATCAGAAAACCTCTCATTCCCAACTGAGTGTCATGTATATATGATACGATATTGAGCAACGATGCATATTCTGAATAGCAGCATCCTGATAATTAGTCATTACACTTCTATTCCCGACTTATGAGCAATCTTCTTTTATTACCTGCCctgtcggatttcattttagtGTTCCTGGGGGCTCTTCTTCCCAGAAAGTTGAGCCGCTCTTTCTGCCAATATATGACTGTGCTTGTTGTAAATCCGATGAGAATTTCAATTACAGATGTAACTGAAAACAATGAATGTCGTGTGCATTGTTGTGTTTCTCTGCGAAACTCAATACTGTGCTAAGGAAAACTCTACAATGTTATTAATGTTAGAATTCAATGGTTCTGTGAGTCAAACTACTCGcgataattttgattaattgtggATCGGGAGGCTTTTGTTCCTCAATACATGCCTATACGTGATGCCAAATTTAGTTGCTTGATTAGTATTTGTCTAAGTATAGTTTCATAATTGAATTGCCTACATggtaagtaaattttaaaaggtttaactctaatataccaaattgaacattttattaattaagggaccaaattaaatgaataaaatggaaagacaaaaaataatttagccaACAAGTTTTCATACACAATTTTTTGTGATGAAAATATTATTgcgataaaaaaattgttgatttttttttgcatatttactgtttctaaattaaaatacaaatgaattattttttaaacaaataaatattaaaaagtatagAGTTGCAGAATGATACTTATTTATAATCAGTGAATTCACTATTAAAAGTAAGAAACTTTACAATGTAGATTAGGAGTTTGAATTAGTAAAAATGAAAGGAGATTAGGGAAGGAACTAGGAAGAGAGGAGGAAAGTTGCGGGTTAACGAGAGTTTAGGCAATAATGAATTTAGGTTAATATTCAGGACAGGAGTTGAGATTTACGGCAGCCGCAACAGGCAGGACAACGCGTCTTAAATTGGCAGCAGAAACGGAAAGagccttttattaaaaaagaagaaaaaaaaagatatatatatatatatatatatatatatatagagagagagagagagagagagaggagcgCATCCTAAGGcagaaaagatatttttgtatCCATCATCCCATCCAAGTTTGAAGGCGTGTTTGTTGTGTGGGTGGCGTTTAGGGTTTCTCGATCTTCGTCAATAATCGTCGTCTCCATTTCAGTCAGGGTTTTAGTCTTCCTCTCCTCCCAATACACACTGCATACAGGTTCCCTTGTCTCTCTATCTTGTTCTTTTTATCCATGGCCATGCTTGGAATTCAATTGATTGATTGTTTGAATTGTAGGGTGATCGCTTGGAAGCATGCGAACTTCATGGGCTGATTTGGCTGCCAATTCGGCGTCTGAAAATGCGGGAACCTCTAACTCCACAGCTCCTTCGCGGCCGGTTTATGTGCCTCCGCATCTGAGGAACCGTGGACCATCAGAATCCCTTGCTCCAGCACCTCcatccaataataataataatgtgggATCACGGTGGGGTGCTCTGCCACCCAGAAACGGATGGGGGAACAGAAGTGGTGGTTGGGATCGGCGCGAAGTGAATCCCTTCGGAGGTCAGGAGGATGCAGCAGCAGAAGAGGAGTTGGGAGGCGAGGAGCAGCAGGAGAGCACGGGAATTAACTTTGATGCGTATGAGGACATTCCGGTGGAGACGAGCGGTGAAAACGTGCCCCCGGCTGTGAATACTTTTGCGGAGATTGACTTAGGCAACGCGCTTAATCAGAACATTAGACGCTGCAAATATGTGAAGCCAACGCCGGTTCAGCGGCATGCCATACCGATATCCCTTGCGGGGCGGGATTTGATGGCTTGTGCGCAGACTGGTTCTGGAAAGACTGCCGCATTCTGTTTCCCAATCATCAGTGGGATTATGAGAGGCCAAGCCCAAGTCCTCCAGAGGCCGCCTCCTCGCGGTGTCCGCACAGTCTACCCACTTGCCCTTGTTCTCTCACCTACTAGGGAGCTATCCATGCAGATACATGAAGAGGCTAGGAAATTTTCTTACCAGACTGGGGTTAGGGTCGTTGTTGCTTATGGTGGAGCTCCGATAAACCAACAGGTCTTCTATCCTCTTGTtgcttttgtttactttttaatgTTTCTTTCTATTGATCCTAACTAATTTTCCAGCTCCGGGAACTTGAGAGAGGGGTGGATATCCTTGTTGCAACTCCGGGAAGACTGGTAGATTTACTGGAGAGAGCTAGAGTTTCATTGCAAATGATTAGGTATTTGGCCTTAGACGAGGCAGATAGAATGCTGGATATGGGTTTTGAGCCACAAATAAGGAAGATTGTAGAACAAATGGACATGCCTCCAGCAGCTGCCAGACAGACTATGCTGTTCAGTGCCACATTTCCAAAAGAGATACAGGTTTCATATTCTCTCTATTTTGGGATTGGGAGGATGTGCCTCACCTTACGTTGTTACTTGTAACCTGTAATTAATCTGAGGTCCATGTTTTTGTGCATAACTTATTTGCATTCAGGGAATCGCTCCTTCCACCTTCCTTCTTAGAAGGATTAACACACTACTATAATTAAATGATGGGCATTCCTAATTTGAATTGGGATGATAAGTGGCTTGAGaggtctaaaatattttttgttggatATATAGCTTACTCATTTCatcctttaattttgttgtgttttacTTAATATGCAGAGACTTGCCTCCGATTTcctttcaaattatatttttctggcTGTTGGAAGAGTGGGCTCAAGTACTGATTTAATTGTCCAAAGAGTTGAGTATGTTCAAGAGTCTGACAAGAGAAGTCACCTCATGGATCTTCTTCATGCACAGAAGGCAAATGGTGTACAAGGAAAGGTATTCTCACAGTTCACTGAAAGTGTATTTTACTTGTATAaactcaataaatatatttgtttttagcAATTAAATGTAATGAAATACACATTTCCAAGGGCTTATTCAAGTTATTTTGGCCTCAATAAGCTGATGAATGCTGATCCATACATCCATTGGTCTTGGGAGGATGTTCCAGATCAATTGAAATGAGGGTTATGCTATGAATTCAATGATGCTTGGTATTCCTAAGTTGATTGATTATGGTTACAAGTTTTTTTTGCCTTTAATAATCTGTGACTCCTGTAGCAGTATTCTGGCAAACTGAAAAGGCTTTCAAAGTAAACTTGATGATTAGTATTGTCTCTGAGACAGTTGGACCTAATTTGGATGGGTTTTTCTGGATTATGCTGATCAACAACACTATAATTGTCTTGCTTGAACATAGTTAGGTCAATACATGATTACATGCATTCTGTTATCTCAAACCTCTTGGCatctgtttgtttgtttgtggtAAATTTATAGCATGGATGTTGTGTTTTCTCATTGTATGATTATGTTCTTTCTCTCTGAAAGCAAACACTATTGCTAAATTATCTAAAGCCTATTTCATGGGTGATGTTGTACTCTGCAGCAAGCTTTGACTTTAGTTTTTGTGGAGACAAAGAAGGGAGCTGATGCTCTAGAGCACTGGTTGTGCCGTAATAATTTTCCAGCAACTACTATTCATGGTGACAGGACACAACAGGTTAGTATGTTGTACAACTATATTTGCCTTTGTATCTGTATGTGGATGTAGATGCAGAATAGGCCCCAACTATTCTCATTTTTTCTGCTGTGACAGTGTGTGATGATCCGGGAAAGCAGTGTTGAATGCTTAGTGGAAAGTAGGGATGACATCTGACTTTCCTATGACTTACATGTATAGAAATAAAAGGGGAGAAGAGGGAGTCAGTTAGGACAGTTGGATTGAAAAAGGTTGTTTGAGGAGAGTCCAAGTTCTCAAATACCTGGAATAAGGGAGTGTAATCGTAGTAGTCAATAGCACACTATACTGTAGTGGAGCGGTGTGGCCTTGGGCCTCTATGTGATTCAAATAGCAGAGTGTTTGTctagtataaattatttattttgtattgtaATATTTAGGCTTAATTGCATTTTTGGCCTCCTTACTATCGTCATTTGTCAAATTtgccaaaccccccccccccccctccccccttattttttcactaatttggTTCCCCTATTACTTtattgtgcaatttttggtcGTCTATTAACTTGACAtctaatatttaacaaaatgttGATGTGGTAGTATAATGTTGGTGTGGATGTGCAGTAGAGTGTATATAGGCTTATCTTTTTTACAATGCGTGCAGGAAAGAGAATTGGCATTAAGGTCATTTAAAAGTGGCAACACCCCCATATTGGTTGCAACTGATGTGGCTGCACGTGGTCTTGATATTCCTCATGTTGCCCATGTGGTTAACTTTGACCTTCCTAATgatattgatgattatgtacACCGAATTGGAAGGACAGGGCGGGCAGGAAAGAAAGGCCTTGCAACTGCGTTCTTTAATGACAACAATGCATCCCTGGCAAGGGCCTTAGCAGATCTGATGCAAGAAGCAAATCAAGAAGTACCTGATTGGCTCTCACGGTTTGCTGCTCGCTCTTCCTTTGGTGGGGGAAGGAACCGTCGATCAGGAGGAGGCCGTTTTGGTGGCCGTGACTTTCGAAGAGAGGGTTCTTTTAGTAGGGGTGGTTCTGATTACTACAGTGCAGGAAACAACAGTAGTGGATATGGCACTTCTGGTGGGTATGGTGGAGGATATGGTCCTGGGGTAACCAGTGCATGGGATTGATTTTCAACCTGATAGCATTATATACTGTCTTATTAGGTATTAGGTGCAGACATACACCTAGGGTgatttttctcccttttttgtcttcttttcaAGTTTATGGTCTTTAATTTACTCTTACCTTTCTAGTGTTTCAAGCCACAATATCATTTTGTACGGTTTACAATGCTAATCACCAAAGGGAGATGTGGGTGTGTATGTAGCATCATTTCCACATCAGTAAAGGTAGTGCAGTGTCAGTAGGTGTTGGCAATGGCGATTACTAACATATTAGGAGTTCTTTTTAACAACTTTCTGTACTCTTCATTTTGGGTGGTTATTTTGGTGGGAGAAAGGTTGTAGAATATGCGGTGGGAGAGGTGGAGGCATTTCTTTAAAGTCGGATCTTTTATCTCTTGATCATGTTTCTACCCAATGTATGTTGTCATCTTGACTTCCCCATTTTGATGGGCTAAGGCTTGTAATATTTTAGTGGTTGACTGAAATGAATGAAAAGTATTCTTGCCGGATGTTTGTATTGTGACATATTTGTGTGGAAATATCTGCTCATGGTGTTtcttatattgaggatatgttTGGTAAGACAAAAATGGGTAGGTGGATAATCACTGTATTAGAACTTTAGTAGTTTTAAAACACATTAGCAAGTATGGCCTTGGATAGGTTGTTGTACTTCCAATCCAAACgcactttaaaattaaaatgcattattttgttttaaaaagttgtATAATGTGTCACAATTTCTTGCATTATATAACAGTCTGGATAGTTTGTTTATGTAAGAATCTTAAGAATGAGTTCTTTTATAACTGATTTGTCTATTATTTTAGGAATTTACAATGTTTATCTTTATTTGCCTTTGTCTTTGTTTCCAGTGGTTGATCCCTTCTCAGCACCACTGGAAACTGAAGTTGAACTGGAACTGTTTGTTTTGCTGGATTTTTGGAATCCCTCAAACACCTTAGCATCAGGAGAGTTAGGTACTAAATGCAAAAGATCTgaatgatatgatatgatatgatatcaGCAAGCCAAGCCACAGTAGTATACTGGTATTTATAGATAAAGCAAATTAATAACATTTCATTACCTACACACTGAGTTATATTATTAGCAGGTGCGTGGCAAGCAGTGGGTAGTTGAATAGCGAGAGTGGCGTTGATCTTGATGCCAAGATTGGGGTCGTCGCGATCTTTGATGAGGATGCAGATGCATTTCTTGCTCTTCTCAAGGACCATTTTGAGACCACTGCAGCAATCTATGGTTGGGGTTTTGGCTTCACCACCAACGTAAGGAACACAGCTAGCTAAGCCCAATTAGTTTGTCTGCACATTCTTCTCTGTCCATGTTTAAATCTGACTTTGCAAAACCAACCAGCAATACCACAACTAGTAACATTAACATTAACATGGGATCCCTCAACCTTCTGCTGCTGCTCTTAGAAATCATTGTGTTGTGAATGAGAACTAtcaataatgttgtttatgcTTTGCTATGCTTGTGACTTGGGACTTCACTCCGCATTTTCAACATAACATAGTGGGGTGTGTGGGCCCTTCCCTAGCTATCCATCACATGTGAACCAACTTTGATCTCTACGCGGCCCTGTCCCATGATTCTATTGTACTTGTTATGTTTATTATCATCtgtataacttaaaaaaaaataaattgaactgt
This window harbors:
- the LOC100782394 gene encoding phytoene synthase 2, chloroplastic is translated as MMSLSFCSLIAKPCSMINGSNRKPCCGRTRFGVIIRSEVNVAPKQRGIPQLSKQGVPLAVQEVVHRQSQIINHCSKPRPLFEPTFLYDAYEMCRNICAEYAKTFYLGTLLMTEERQKAIWAIYVWCRRTDELVDGPNAGYMSSSVLDRWEDRLHDIFNGQPYDMLDAALTDTVSKFPLDIKPFKDMIQGMRMDTRKARYNNFQELYLYCYYVAGTVGLMTVPIMGIAQESVIPVQSVYDAALYLGVGNQLTNILRDVGEDALRGRVYLPQDELAQFGLCDKDVFSRNVSERWRKFMKYQITRARFYFNRAEEGVSQLQKASRWPVWSSLILYRKILDAIEDNDYDNLTKRAYVGRAKKFLTLPLAYTRSLSNHKTKFRSLTRPI
- the LOC100782934 gene encoding pentatricopeptide repeat-containing protein At5g39980, chloroplastic, translating into MCTVVSSSILVGWLSSYPKTKRSVGNGISHLSPAISVAATAMAKDVWTRTSSSNTSRQRSRRQQYWDRSVDMEELLAAIGQTQNEDELYAVMSPYNGRQLSMRFMVSLLSREPDWQRALALLDWINDKALYSPSLFAYNVLLRNVLRAKQWHLAHGLFDEMRQKGLSPDRYTYSTLITSFGKHGLFDSSLFWLQQMEQDNVSGDLVLYSNLIDLARKLSDYSKAISIFSRLKASTISPDLIAYNSMINVFGKAKLFREARLLLQEMRDNAVQPDTVSYSTLLAIYVDNQKFVEALSLFFEMNEAKCPLDLTTCNIMIDVYGQLHMPKEADRLFWSMRKMGIQPNVVSYNTLLRVYGEADLFGEAIHLFRLMQSKDVQQNVVTYNTMINIYGKTLEHEKATNLIQEMKKRGIEPNAITYSTIISIWEKAGKLDRAAILFQKLRSSGVRIDEVLYQTMIVAYERAGLVAHAKRLLHELKRPDNIPRDTAIGILARAGRIEEATWVFRQAFDAREVKDISVFGCMINLFSKNKKYGNVVEVFEKMRVVGYFPDSDVIALVLNAFGKLREFDKADALYRQMHEEGCVFPDEVHFQMLSLYGARKDFVMVESLFEKLDSNPNINKKELHLVVASIYERADRLNDASRIMNRMNQKANRSHYHA
- the LOC100781668 gene encoding DEAD-box ATP-dependent RNA helicase 52C; translation: MRTSWADLAANSASENAGTSNSTAPSRPVYVPPHLRNRGPSESLAPAPPSNNNNNVGSRWGALPPRNGWGNRSGGWDRREVNPFGGQEDAAAEEELGGEEQQESTGINFDAYEDIPVETSGENVPPAVNTFAEIDLGNALNQNIRRCKYVKPTPVQRHAIPISLAGRDLMACAQTGSGKTAAFCFPIISGIMRGQAQVLQRPPPRGVRTVYPLALVLSPTRELSMQIHEEARKFSYQTGVRVVVAYGGAPINQQLRELERGVDILVATPGRLVDLLERARVSLQMIRYLALDEADRMLDMGFEPQIRKIVEQMDMPPAAARQTMLFSATFPKEIQRLASDFLSNYIFLAVGRVGSSTDLIVQRVEYVQESDKRSHLMDLLHAQKANGVQGKQALTLVFVETKKGADALEHWLCRNNFPATTIHGDRTQQERELALRSFKSGNTPILVATDVAARGLDIPHVAHVVNFDLPNDIDDYVHRIGRTGRAGKKGLATAFFNDNNASLARALADLMQEANQEVPDWLSRFAARSSFGGGRNRRSGGGRFGGRDFRREGSFSRGGSDYYSAGNNSSGYGTSGGYGGGYGPGVTSAWD